CGCTCGACATCGAGCGCATGCAGCGTGAACACATAGTGGTGGACGATCGAATCGTTCCAAGGTGGGCACGGGCCGTCGTAGCCGTGGTAGTCGCCGCCCATGTCCTTGTCGCCACCGAACCAGAGCGTGTAGTCGTTCACCCCCTGCCGGGTGCCGTGCGGGCCCTGGGGACCGGGCTTGCCCTTCGCGGTGACCGAGTCGCTGAACTCGCCTTCCTTCAGCCCTGCGAGCGAGGCCGGGATGTCGACCAGCACCCAGTGGAAGAAGTCGATGCGCGCGAGCGACTTCGGGATCGTGCGCCCTTCCTGGTTGACGTCGGTCGCCTCGCTCGGCACGTCCGGGTCGCAGCACAGCAGCACCAGCGACTTCGTGCCCGCAGGCAGGTCGGCCCAGGCGAGGTCAGGGCTCAGGTTGTCCGACAGGCCGGCATGGGTGGCCGCGTCGGGCTTGCAGAAGGCGAACCTCGAAGGGATCGGGGCGTTGTCGGCGAATGCGTGCGAGGTCAGTTTCATCGGCGGCTCCGCGGGTCGGAAACGGAATGACGAGGCCGGCTGCGTCCATTCCGGGACGGCAGCCGGGACCGGATGCCGTCCTGCAGGGTATCCGGACGGCACGGCGTGATCACACGCCAGACGGATACCGATGATAAACGGGCTGCGCCCTCAGCGGGCGCCAGTCGCCAGTCGTACGGCCCGCTGGTCCCCGGGCTGCAGGGCCAGCCGGGCGACGCTGGCATGAAACACGGCCATGTCGCCCCCCGCCTCCGCCAGCATCCGCTGGAACGCGGGCACGTGCATGGTGTACAGGGCAACCGACGCGAGCTGGGCATTGTTGGGCCCGTCGCCGAACCAGCGGTCGAAGCCGTCGAACGGCAGCGCCGGACGATCGGCCGTCGCGGGCAGTCCCCATGCCTGCCGGAACGCTGCGTATTCGGTGCGCAGGCGCTCGTCCAGCCCCGCGCGGCTCTTGCGCTTCGCCGCGGCGTCGAGCGGCTCGCGGAACAGCGCCGCCAGGCGCCCGCGATGCGCGAGCAAGATCTCGAAGAATGCTTCCCGGCGCTCGAGCGTGCGCGCATACGCGGCACCGGCAGCCGGGTCGCCGCCGGCCTTCATCCACCGGCGCACGCCCTCGAGTTCCACCGCGACGGCATAGGACTCGTTGAACGCGGTATCGCCAGGCAAGTACACGCGCTGGTGCGCCAGTTCATGGAAGATCAGCCGTGCAAGCTCGGCCTCGGGCCAGCGCACGAACGTGTTGAGCACCGGGTCGTCGAACCAGCCGAGCGTCGAATACGCCGGAACCGGACCGACCCAGGTCTGCAGGCCTTCCTCGTGCTGCGCCCGCTCGGCGAAGCGGTCGGCAGCCGCGCGGTCGAAGTAGCCCCGGTAGCCGACGCAGCCCGCGATCGGGAAACACCACCGCTTCGCCTCGACCGAGAACTCGGAGGCAGCGAACACGTTCCAGACGACCGCCGACCGGCCCAGGTCAGCGTAGCTGCGATAGCTGCCGTTGTCGGGCAAGGCCAGTTCACGGCTGGCGAATTCGCGGATGCGCAGGACCAGCGCAAGCCGCTCCTTCAGGTCCGCTGGCGTCGCCGGGTCCGCCAGCACGTCCTCGATCGCACGCGCGCGGGCGAGCACGCCGAGATGCCCCTGCACCGCCTGCGCATAGAAGCCTGCGGTCGCGCAGCCGCCGAGCATCCCGACCTGCAACGCGGCCAGCAGCCCGACCCCCACCAGGCCCAGCGAACGCTTCACACGCGCGGTGCGCCCGGGCTGAAGCGCCCGTTGCGCAGGAACGCCGCCACCTCGTCTGCCACCCGGCCGGACAGGATCAGCGAACTGTGCGCCACCGGCATCAGGATGGTGTCGCAGGCACCGGGGACCTGCGCTTCTTCCAGCGACACCGCGCCGTCGTTGATGCCGCTAAGGCGGATGAGCATCCTCGACAGCCCCAGCGGCCTGCTGCCCGCGATCACGCCGACCTGATGCCTGGGGTCGGGCCGAGGGCGCGGCGTGGCCAGCCATTCGCGCAGGGAGCGCCCCAGCATCCGGTGGCCGCCCGGCAACCGGAGCAGCGAATGTGCGGCAGCACTGTCCGTGTAGGGTATCCCCAGCAGGACCACGCGTGAAACCCGCGCAGCCAGCGCCGGACTGTCGGCCAGCGCACGCAGAAGCAGCGCCCCCCCGGTGCTGTGCCCGACCAGGTGAAGCTTGCCCGGTGCATCCCCTTCCCTGCCCTTGCGGTCGTCGGCAAGCGCGAACGCTGCGAGTCGCCGGGCGTTGGTCGACAGATCATCGGCGACGCTGGCATAGCCGAACGACCGCGCACGGAACCCCGCCCGCCGCAGGCGGTTTCCGAGCAGCGCCATCGAAGCCGCCGGCATCCACAGGCCGTGGGCCAGGACGACCTCGTCAGGTGACGACGGCATCCGACAATGCATCCAGGTGCGCGACCTCGCCCCAGACTTCGAGCCGGAACCGGCCGCCCTCGTGTTCAAGGCAGTTGTAGGCCGCGTTGTACAGGCTGAACACCCGCGGCTGGTCGAGCGCGATCGCGTGCGTGTGCCGATACATCATGTCGAGGATGCCGCCATGTGCGACCACGCAGAGCGCGCCGCCGGGATGCGCGTCGACCAGCGAGGTGACCGCATCGACCGTGCGCTCGTACAGGTCGCGGAAGCTCTCGCCACCCGGGATACGGAAGTCGGCATCGCGATGCTTCGATCGCGCATGCGCTTCGGGATGGCTCGCCGCGATCTCCGCGCTGGTCTTGCCCTCCCATTCGCCGAAGTCCATCTCGCGCAACCGCCGGTCGGCGACTGGCTGCGGCGCATCGGGGCGCTCGGCAAGCGTCGCCTGGCCGATGGCCTGCGCGGTGTCCCAGGCGCGCTGCAGGTCGCTGGCATAGATTGCCGTGAAGCGTTCGCGCTTCAGCCGCTGCCCGATCGCCAGCGCCTGCCGGCGGCCGAGTGCCGACAGCGGCGTGTCGGTCTGCCCCTGTATGCGGCGATCGCGGTTCCAGTCGGTCTCGCCGTGGCGGATCAGCACGACCCGGGTCGTCACGGCGCCGCCGCTCGCCTCACTGGCCATCGGCCGGCTTTCCGTCGGCTGACTGGCCGTCCAGTTCCGCCTTGATGATCTGGAACGCCGCCGCCAGCGTCTTCTCGTAGCGCGCACGCTCGGCGGCGATCGTCTCCGGCGTCCACTGGTAGAAGCCCTCGCCGGTCTTCATGCCCAGCTTGTTCGCCGCGACCCGGTCGGTCAGCGCGGTGCTCACGTCGGGCGAGTTGTTGAAGTGCGGATACATCTCGGCGCCCGCTGCGGCATGCACCTCGAGGCCTGCATGGTCGCGCTGCAGGCACGGACCGGCTGCGATGTAGCGGAAACCGAAGCCGAAGCGCACCGCGGCGTCGATGTCCTCGGCCTCGCAGAAGCCCTGCTCCATCAGCCAGAACGCCTCGCGCGACAGCGCATGCTGCAGCCGGTTGGCGAGGAAGCCGGGGATGTCCCGCTTGACGCGAACCGGCACGCGGCCGGTCGCACGCAGCATCGCACACACATGGTCGGCGACCTTCGGGTCGGTCGCCTCCGAGCTCACCACCTCGACGGCTGGCACCAGATGCGCCGGCATGAAGTAGTGAGTGTTGAGCATCCGGTCGCGCGTGGCGAGGCCATCGCCGATCTTGCTGATGCCGATCGCCGAAGAGTTGCTGCACAGCGGCGTGTCGCGCCGGGCCAGCGTCTCGAGTTCGCGAAACAGGGTGCGTTTGAGTTCGAGCTGCTCCGGCACCGCCTCGATCACGATGTCGATCGACGACCAGGGCACGCCTGCGAGCCCGTCGTGCACGGTGTAGCGCCCGCGTGCGGCGGCGTCGGAGCCGAGCTTGTCGAAGGTCTGCCCGATGCGCTCGGGGATGATCGCGCGCGCCTGCGGGAAGGTCTCGACGATATGCGCGTGTGCGCCGGCATTGGCGAAGGTCGCCGCGATGTCGCGGCCCATCGTGCCACCGCCGACCACGGCCACCTGAATGCGGGATGCGTCCATCTTCATGTCTTCCTGTTCGTTTCCGTCGTCTCGCCGGGCGCTGTCGCCGGCGGACCGAGCACCGTGCCGTAATGCTTGACCCGGCGCACCACCACGATCGCGCCGATGAACGGCAGCAGCCATGCAATCGCAAGCCATTTCGCGCGATCGCGACCGGCGAGCAGTTCATCGGGAACGATCTGCAGCGTCGCCCAGACGGCGAGCGTCGCGTACGCGCAGGCTATGAGTCCGGGCACG
The Rhodocyclaceae bacterium DNA segment above includes these coding regions:
- a CDS encoding YbhB/YbcL family Raf kinase inhibitor-like protein, producing MKLTSHAFADNAPIPSRFAFCKPDAATHAGLSDNLSPDLAWADLPAGTKSLVLLCCDPDVPSEATDVNQEGRTIPKSLARIDFFHWVLVDIPASLAGLKEGEFSDSVTAKGKPGPQGPHGTRQGVNDYTLWFGGDKDMGGDYHGYDGPCPPWNDSIVHHYVFTLHALDVERCPVEGRFTGADVRAAIAAHTLGTASLTGVYSLNPAVPAKA
- a CDS encoding aminopeptidase, with product MKRSLGLVGVGLLAALQVGMLGGCATAGFYAQAVQGHLGVLARARAIEDVLADPATPADLKERLALVLRIREFASRELALPDNGSYRSYADLGRSAVVWNVFAASEFSVEAKRWCFPIAGCVGYRGYFDRAAADRFAERAQHEEGLQTWVGPVPAYSTLGWFDDPVLNTFVRWPEAELARLIFHELAHQRVYLPGDTAFNESYAVAVELEGVRRWMKAGGDPAAGAAYARTLERREAFFEILLAHRGRLAALFREPLDAAAKRKSRAGLDERLRTEYAAFRQAWGLPATADRPALPFDGFDRWFGDGPNNAQLASVALYTMHVPAFQRMLAEAGGDMAVFHASVARLALQPGDQRAVRLATGAR
- a CDS encoding alpha/beta fold hydrolase, producing the protein MPSSPDEVVLAHGLWMPAASMALLGNRLRRAGFRARSFGYASVADDLSTNARRLAAFALADDRKGREGDAPGKLHLVGHSTGGALLLRALADSPALAARVSRVVLLGIPYTDSAAAHSLLRLPGGHRMLGRSLREWLATPRPRPDPRHQVGVIAGSRPLGLSRMLIRLSGINDGAVSLEEAQVPGACDTILMPVAHSSLILSGRVADEVAAFLRNGRFSPGAPRV
- a CDS encoding histidine phosphatase family protein, whose amino-acid sequence is MASEASGGAVTTRVVLIRHGETDWNRDRRIQGQTDTPLSALGRRQALAIGQRLKRERFTAIYASDLQRAWDTAQAIGQATLAERPDAPQPVADRRLREMDFGEWEGKTSAEIAASHPEAHARSKHRDADFRIPGGESFRDLYERTVDAVTSLVDAHPGGALCVVAHGGILDMMYRHTHAIALDQPRVFSLYNAAYNCLEHEGGRFRLEVWGEVAHLDALSDAVVT
- a CDS encoding NAD-binding protein, yielding MKMDASRIQVAVVGGGTMGRDIAATFANAGAHAHIVETFPQARAIIPERIGQTFDKLGSDAAARGRYTVHDGLAGVPWSSIDIVIEAVPEQLELKRTLFRELETLARRDTPLCSNSSAIGISKIGDGLATRDRMLNTHYFMPAHLVPAVEVVSSEATDPKVADHVCAMLRATGRVPVRVKRDIPGFLANRLQHALSREAFWLMEQGFCEAEDIDAAVRFGFGFRYIAAGPCLQRDHAGLEVHAAAGAEMYPHFNNSPDVSTALTDRVAANKLGMKTGEGFYQWTPETIAAERARYEKTLAAAFQIIKAELDGQSADGKPADGQ